The Chiloscyllium punctatum isolate Juve2018m chromosome 2, sChiPun1.3, whole genome shotgun sequence genome has a window encoding:
- the primpol gene encoding DNA-directed primase/polymerase protein isoform X2, whose product MFMYLVWRMKMRRRRLDMVNEFTLSQHTLSCGFIISKKYRKSLMHCYEVIPEGSVCHLYFDLEFIKQANPECDGKQMVSKLIQYLCQKLEEIHKINCSVKDVLNLDSSTHQKFSRHLIFHLPNAVFKNNVHVGNFIRTILQPVIRHLEKRCGKTDQDDGGSALLSTYTFIPVTQVSRKNSSVSSCENPPSKRIKSALWEKLDESNMDPDLSFLIVKDIHGKDQLFVDLGVYTKNRNFRLYKSSKLGKNTCFEVAEDNQFVPKPGKNVSTEELFFLSSLVSNVRFCDGMTVLTCNSSDTEETKGWHMQNDPHLSASDMFGYHCSPYPEIDSFITCQVNKGGIQGVLRRWNYFSSEELIVYDISKNHWCDNIGRAHKRNHIMIVVDLKRGIWYQKCYDPVCRTQKFKSENHPLPQECCLDFLIDMDNEFVFTMDEDGNIEASQSNVPPTDTNVHLGNIWVQSGTQCSVLMENLDAAFIDNIDDDAMLLEAVEDSEFNLNLNIQSELSNKEPEILSDNDLLAAVKELEAFASIGTK is encoded by the exons atgttcatgtatttggtTTGGAGAATGAAAATGAGAAGAAGGAGACTGGACATGGTCAACGAATTTACCTTGTCACAACATACACTGAGCTGTGGTTTTATTATCAGTAA GAAATATCGAAAGTCATTAATGCATTGCTATGAAGTAATTCCAGAAGGATCTGTGTGCCATTTGTATTTTGACTTGGAATTCATTAAACAAGCAAATCCAGAATGTGATGGGAAGCAAATGGTGTCAAAGTTAATTCAG TATCTTTGTCAAAAATTGGAAGAAATACACAAGATAAATTGTTCAGTGAAAGATGTTTTGAACTTGGACTCCAGTACGCATCAAAAATTTAGTCGACACCTAATATTTCATCTTCCTAATGCAGTCTTTAAGAATAATGTGCATGTTG GAAATTTTATAAGAACAATTTTGCAGCCTGTGATTAGACATTTGGAAAAAAGATGTGGGAAAACTGACCAAGATGATGGTGGCAGTGCCTTGCTGTCAACTTACACATTTATTCCAGTCACTCAAGTCTCTAGAAAGAATTCTAGTGTCAGTAGTTGTGAAAATCCCCCCTCAAAAAGGATTAAGTCTGCATTGTGGGAAAAGTTGGATGAAAGCAATATGGACCCGGATCTGTCATTTCTAATTGTCAAAGATATACATGGAAAAGACCAACTCTTTGTGGATTTAG GTGtgtacacaaagaacagaaacttCCGATTGTATAAATCATCCAAACTGGGAAAGAATACTTGTTTTGAAGTTGCTGAAGACAACCAGTTTGTTCCAAAACCTGGAAAGAATGTTTCTACGGAGGAGCTATTTTTTCTCAGCTCTTTGGTCAGCAATGTCAG ATTTTGTGATGGCATGACAGTTCTGACTTGTAATAGCTCCGATACAGAGGAAACCAAAGGATGGCACATGCAAAATGACCCACATCTTTCTGCATCAG ATATGTTTGGTTACCATTGTTCACCATACCCAGAGATTGACAGTTTTATTACTTGTCAAGTAAACAAAGGAGGAATACAAGGTG TCTTGCGTCGATGGAATTATTTCTCTTCTGAAGAACTGATTGTGTATGATATCAGCAAAAACCACTGGTGTGACAACATTGGAAGAGCTCATAAACGCAACCATATAAT GATTGTCGTTGACTTGAAGAGGGGAATCTGGTACCAGAAATGTTATGATCCTGTTTGCCGAACTCAGAAGTTCAAATCTGAAA ATCACCCATTACCCCAGGAATGCTGTTTGGATTTCCTCATTGATATG GATAATGAATTTGTTTTTACCATGGATGAAGATGGGAACATTGAAGCAAGTCAAAGTAATGTACCTCCAACAGACACTAACGTGCATCTTGGTAACATTTGGGTACAATCTGGAACACAATGTTCTGTCCTTATGGAAAATCTGGATGCAGCTTTTATTGATAACATTGATGATGATGCAATGTTATTAGAAGCTGTTGAAGACTCTGAATTCAATCTTAATCTTAACATACAGTCAGAGTTGAGTAATAAGGAGCCTGAAATACTGTCCGACAATGACTTACTGGCAGCTGTGAAGGAACTGGAGGCATTTGCAAGCATAGGTACAAAATAG
- the primpol gene encoding DNA-directed primase/polymerase protein isoform X1 encodes MKKNWKQRIKDIETLANNYQKNPISQTYKPKLSKPWQPSSVWKLFHRQHQAFNFAKSCKEDVHVFGLENENEKKETGHGQRIYLVTTYTELWFYYQKYRKSLMHCYEVIPEGSVCHLYFDLEFIKQANPECDGKQMVSKLIQYLCQKLEEIHKINCSVKDVLNLDSSTHQKFSRHLIFHLPNAVFKNNVHVGNFIRTILQPVIRHLEKRCGKTDQDDGGSALLSTYTFIPVTQVSRKNSSVSSCENPPSKRIKSALWEKLDESNMDPDLSFLIVKDIHGKDQLFVDLGVYTKNRNFRLYKSSKLGKNTCFEVAEDNQFVPKPGKNVSTEELFFLSSLVSNVRFCDGMTVLTCNSSDTEETKGWHMQNDPHLSASDMFGYHCSPYPEIDSFITCQVNKGGIQGVLRRWNYFSSEELIVYDISKNHWCDNIGRAHKRNHIMIVVDLKRGIWYQKCYDPVCRTQKFKSENHPLPQECCLDFLIDMDNEFVFTMDEDGNIEASQSNVPPTDTNVHLGNIWVQSGTQCSVLMENLDAAFIDNIDDDAMLLEAVEDSEFNLNLNIQSELSNKEPEILSDNDLLAAVKELEAFASIGTK; translated from the exons gatgttcatgtatttggtTTGGAGAATGAAAATGAGAAGAAGGAGACTGGACATGGTCAACGAATTTACCTTGTCACAACATACACTGAGCTGTGGTTTTATTATCA GAAATATCGAAAGTCATTAATGCATTGCTATGAAGTAATTCCAGAAGGATCTGTGTGCCATTTGTATTTTGACTTGGAATTCATTAAACAAGCAAATCCAGAATGTGATGGGAAGCAAATGGTGTCAAAGTTAATTCAG TATCTTTGTCAAAAATTGGAAGAAATACACAAGATAAATTGTTCAGTGAAAGATGTTTTGAACTTGGACTCCAGTACGCATCAAAAATTTAGTCGACACCTAATATTTCATCTTCCTAATGCAGTCTTTAAGAATAATGTGCATGTTG GAAATTTTATAAGAACAATTTTGCAGCCTGTGATTAGACATTTGGAAAAAAGATGTGGGAAAACTGACCAAGATGATGGTGGCAGTGCCTTGCTGTCAACTTACACATTTATTCCAGTCACTCAAGTCTCTAGAAAGAATTCTAGTGTCAGTAGTTGTGAAAATCCCCCCTCAAAAAGGATTAAGTCTGCATTGTGGGAAAAGTTGGATGAAAGCAATATGGACCCGGATCTGTCATTTCTAATTGTCAAAGATATACATGGAAAAGACCAACTCTTTGTGGATTTAG GTGtgtacacaaagaacagaaacttCCGATTGTATAAATCATCCAAACTGGGAAAGAATACTTGTTTTGAAGTTGCTGAAGACAACCAGTTTGTTCCAAAACCTGGAAAGAATGTTTCTACGGAGGAGCTATTTTTTCTCAGCTCTTTGGTCAGCAATGTCAG ATTTTGTGATGGCATGACAGTTCTGACTTGTAATAGCTCCGATACAGAGGAAACCAAAGGATGGCACATGCAAAATGACCCACATCTTTCTGCATCAG ATATGTTTGGTTACCATTGTTCACCATACCCAGAGATTGACAGTTTTATTACTTGTCAAGTAAACAAAGGAGGAATACAAGGTG TCTTGCGTCGATGGAATTATTTCTCTTCTGAAGAACTGATTGTGTATGATATCAGCAAAAACCACTGGTGTGACAACATTGGAAGAGCTCATAAACGCAACCATATAAT GATTGTCGTTGACTTGAAGAGGGGAATCTGGTACCAGAAATGTTATGATCCTGTTTGCCGAACTCAGAAGTTCAAATCTGAAA ATCACCCATTACCCCAGGAATGCTGTTTGGATTTCCTCATTGATATG GATAATGAATTTGTTTTTACCATGGATGAAGATGGGAACATTGAAGCAAGTCAAAGTAATGTACCTCCAACAGACACTAACGTGCATCTTGGTAACATTTGGGTACAATCTGGAACACAATGTTCTGTCCTTATGGAAAATCTGGATGCAGCTTTTATTGATAACATTGATGATGATGCAATGTTATTAGAAGCTGTTGAAGACTCTGAATTCAATCTTAATCTTAACATACAGTCAGAGTTGAGTAATAAGGAGCCTGAAATACTGTCCGACAATGACTTACTGGCAGCTGTGAAGGAACTGGAGGCATTTGCAAGCATAGGTACAAAATAG